From the Levilactobacillus brevis genome, the window AACTAATACAGGAACTTCTGCGTGTTGCACAACGTACTTTGTCACAGAGCCAACAATGAGCTTCTCTAACGCGCTCTTTCCAGACTTTCCAAGTACGATTAGATCGATTTCTTCCTTCTCTGGAAGATTAGTAGCAATTTCATCATTTACTGTACCAGAAACAATGGCGTACTTTACTAGAATATTAGTACCAGCTAGTTCTTTTTTTGCCTCATCAATAACATGCGCTGCCTCTTCGCGAACGTCCAACTCAACTTGGACCGGAACAATGCCACCAACTGGAGGTACACCGGCTGGTATATCAACACTAGGGTCAATTATAGTGGTTACAAAAAGAGTAGCAGAAAACATCTGTGCCATCTCTTTAGCATATGCTAATGCCTTGAATGAATCTTTACTTCCGTCTAGTGGAACTAGGATGTTCTTGAACATAATTACTACCTCCAACCATATAGGATTTAGTGGTTATACAATCTACTAGCACTAATTTTATTTAAAACTATACTACCATTGTATGATAACAGAGCATATCAGACAACTTTGATGTTATGCATATTTTTTGACTATTTTCATAGTCGTGATTTACCTTAAGAGATAGTTAGCCCTGACAACATTAAACGGTAGGAGATGTAATTGTGGACAAAGCAAGTACAATATCTAATAATCACTTTATCACAGTAGATTGTAAAATTAATCCGAACAGCGTTCGGATTAATTTTACAATCTACCTCTTAACCTTTATTCGCAACCGCGATCGGGCTACTTTACAACAATTAGTTATGAACTACCGTCCCAATGGTACTGAAATGGATACCGTCATAAGGACCATTCAAAAGAACTACTTAGGGATCAGGAACGCTTGTCTCTATGACTACTCTAATGGGCCGTTAGAGGGGATCAATCGCAAGATCAAAGAACTTAAACGTAGCTGTTACGGTTTCAGTAACTTAAGGCATTTCTTTATCCGCATCAAATTGATCAATGCCTAAAATAAAAAATTTAGGTCAACACTGTGGGAGGCAGGTGCGGGCCCGTTTCGCTACGCTTCGGACCCGCACCTGCCTCCCAACCCAAACACTTTAATCTAGCTATGGCGGAAAAAAAAGAACCCTACCATAAGATAGAGTTCTATGGACCATCAACACTATTTGACAAAGTCCCGAAAAGATACCCCCTTTACATTTGCAGGGTATCTTTTCAAGACTCATATTTTTAAATAGCTAGGCTACCATTATCAATTACTAATTCTGTTCCGGTAATTGTCTTAGCTTTGTCACTCGCCAAGAATAAAATACCATTGATAATATCCTCAACTTCAGAATAGTAAGGAGGTAATGGATCGTTAACAGCCAGGTTACGTTTCAGGATGATCCACTAATACTTTTTGCATCAACCT encodes:
- a CDS encoding universal stress protein — translated: MFKNILVPLDGSKDSFKALAYAKEMAQMFSATLFVTTIIDPSVDIPAGVPPVGGIVPVQVELDVREEAAHVIDEAKKELAGTNILVKYAIVSGTVNDEIATNLPEKEEIDLIVLGKSGKSALEKLIVGSVTKYVVQHAEVPVLVTEAASE
- a CDS encoding transposase produces the protein MDKASTISNNHFITVDCKINPNSVRINFTIYLLTFIRNRDRATLQQLVMNYRPNGTEMDTVIRTIQKNYLGIRNACLYDYSNGPLEGINRKIKELKRSCYGFSNLRHFFIRIKLINA
- a CDS encoding SDR family oxidoreductase: MILKRNLAVNDPLPPYYSEVEDIINGILFLASDKAKTITGTELVIDNGSLAI